In Cicer arietinum cultivar CDC Frontier isolate Library 1 chromosome 7, Cicar.CDCFrontier_v2.0, whole genome shotgun sequence, a single window of DNA contains:
- the LOC101503994 gene encoding TORTIFOLIA1-like protein 3, which yields MSSPQNIKQKVFTCLTKLSDRDTHSLAANELVTIARNLDASTVPVFLSCMYSTDASDKSPVRKQCVQLFGLLSETHGNALSPYLSKILANIVRRLRDSDTSVRSACVNSVSALACHVTKQPFSSFLKPLSEALFTEQDQSAQIGAALCLASAIDGAPDPDPARLAKLLPKFQKLLKREVFKAKPALLTLIGSVVEAGGASGHASLKSLVSCLVELLSNRDWAVRKATAETLLVLANVERDFLSEFKSECLTVFENRRFDKVKLVREVMNQMLEAWKHIPDVSDEFSPPPKSQSSSIENPNDRRYTPVSQNSCNPGSVMANLRRKSAPVSRFSPLDSSSASNSKNVSALSSNKRRSSVVSQKLNHKNWDVQVALSNATSVVMADQVDLHERDENESPLEISKMEKNKFLKPEMKRALLHKNPDDRIKKHGGSKAGSRVVPYHEESQDSVPDSNVSKDLFKNEKESEELSLIRNQLHQIEKQQSNLLDLLQKFIGSSQNGMQSLETRVHGLELALDEISYDLAVSNGRMTNSDVPRNTCCLLPGAEFLSSKFWRKTQGQYTSSPFSRRRGAPSLAAMHYPAGRNIETRFTSQRLRLNGDFITNPLAEVHTNSRDFA from the exons ATGTCGTCACCgcaaaacataaaacaaaaggTGTTCACATGTCTGACAAAACTCTCCGACCGCGACACTCACTCCCTCGCCGCCAACGAACTGGTCACAATTGCTCGGAACCTCGACGCAAGCACCGTACCGGTGTTCCTCTCTTGCATGTACTCCACCGACGCCTCCGACAAATCTCCAGTTCGGAAGCAATGCGTTCAACTCTTTGGATTACTATCTGAAACACACGGAAACGCTCTTTCTCCTTACCTCTCGAAAATTCTCGCCAATATCGTTCGCCGACTCCGTGACTCGGACACTTCGGTCCGATCCGCGTGCGTGAATTCCGTTTCAGCATTGGCTTGCCACGTCACCAAACAACCGTTTTCTTCCTTTCTGAAACCGTTATCGGAGGCTCTGTTTACGGAACAAGATCAGAGCGCGCAGATTGGAGCTGCACTTTGTCTCGCTTCGGCGATCGATGGAGCTCCGGATCCGGACCCGGCTAGGCTTGCGAAGCTGTTGCCGAAGTTCCAGAAGCTTCTTAAACGCGAGGTGTTTAAGGCGAAGCCAGCGCTGTTGACGCTGATCGGAAGCGTCGTCGAAGCCGGTGGCGCGTCCGGTCACGCTTCGTTGAAGAGTTTAGTTTCGTGTTTGGTGGAATTGTTGAGCAACCGCGATTGGGCGGTGAGGAAGGCTACGGCGGAGACGCTGTTGGTGTTGGCTAACGTGGAGAGGGATTTCTTGTCGGAATTCAAGTCTGAGTGTTTGACAGTTTTCGAGAATCGAAGATTTGATAAG GTAAAGTTAGTTCGTGAAGTTATGAATCAGATGTTGGAAGCTTGGAAGCATATCCCTGATGTTTCGGATGAATTTTCACCACCTCCTAAATCCCAATCTTCTTCTAtag AGAATCCAAATGATCGGAGATATACCCCGGTCTCTCAAAATTCATGTAATCCTGGTTCAGTAATGGCGAATCTGCGAAGGAAATCAGCTCCTGTTAGCAGATTCAGTCCGCTAGATAGTTCTTCTGCTAGCAATAGCAAGAATGTGAGTGCCTTAAGTAGTAACAAGAGAAGGAGTTCGGTTGTTTCGCAAAAATTAAACCATAAGAATTGGGATGTTCAAGTGGCCCTGTCCAACGCTACCTCTGTGGTCATGGCTGATCAGGTTGATCTTCATGAGAGGGATGAAAATGAATCTCCGTTGGAAATAAGCAAAATGGAGAAGAACAAATTTCTAAAGCCAGAAATGAAGCGGGCATTGTTACACAAAAATCCCGATGATAGAATAAAAAAGCATGGTGGTTCCAAAGCTGGATCTCGTGTGGTTCCATATCACGAAGAGAGTCAAGACTCAGTTCCTGATAGTAATGTCTCCAAAGATCTTTTTAAGAATGAGAAAGAGAGTGAAGAATTATCTTTGATCCGCAACCAGTTACACCAAATTGAGAAGCAACAGTCAAATTTACTTGATCTTCTGCAG AAATTCATTGGAAGCTCACAAAATGGAATGCAATCATTAGAGACCCGTGTACATGGCCTGGAGTTGGCATTGGATGAGATTTCTTATGATTTGGCTGTATCAAACGGAAGGATGACTAATTCTGATGTCCCTCGTAATACATGCTGCTTGCTACCCGGAGCAGAATTCTTGAGCTCCAAATTCTGGAGGAAAACACAGGGCCAGTATACATCCTCGCCATTCTCTAGACGTCGTGGTGCTCCATCACTTGCTGCCATGCACTACCCAGCTGGCAGGAACATTGAAACTAGATTTACAAGCCAAAGACTCAGGCTTAATGGAGATTTCATCACTAATCCACTGGCAGAGGTACACACTAATTCAAGGGATTTTGCTTGA